The Halobellus sp. MBLA0158 genome has a window encoding:
- the malA gene encoding alpha-amylase MalA → MEHPGPPRFVAVGDAVELAPRDPDPAATYEWRIRAAPLNSTVELDPDSAVVEFVPDAPGTYEIELDAPDRTHRLTVRAFPGELAPTARAGGASGASGISGFQSGSARSPGESGGVSGSGSGTHSEGGGGGRPRVQLHGAVEGSDLVVRADPQPHPDSDTDRDDVVVEFLVDDRDDVDESDVAVDGWELRIPTSAVGDRVRVHAVAVADSYSVPDTIEFAREAVPDGGDGRVVTIGPEGSGTEAGSADADRTADRDRTPDGGRAGNDSRDDPETEAFEIVRPNDPPAWATEVTLYEIYVRGFAGPPEEQDADTVFDAIAERLDYLEDLGVDCLWLTPVLQNDHAPHGYNITDFFSIAEDLGDREDYERFVEAAHDRGMKVLFDLVMNHSARDHPFFQDAYKNPDSEYYDWYDWQDSGEPETYFEWEYIANWNFSNLKVRRHLLDAVDTWSEIADGFRCDMAWAVPDSFWRELRDRVKSRDRDFLLLDETIPYIADFHDGMFDMHFDTTLYFTLRQVGRGDEPADAILDAIDQRAEVGFPPHAAFMLYIENHDETRYVVECGDDAALAAAGALVTLPGVPMLYGGQELGQRGRRDALAWDHAREEFREHYDRLLDIREAVDPLGYAGDLRRIEYDADTDRAVAFERSLDGDAYVCVLNFGESTATVTLDGLEVDPTDVVSGASLATAEGLAVDDVAVFPVA, encoded by the coding sequence ATGGAACATCCAGGGCCTCCCCGGTTCGTCGCGGTCGGCGACGCGGTCGAGCTCGCGCCGCGCGACCCCGACCCGGCGGCGACCTACGAGTGGCGGATCCGGGCCGCCCCGCTGAACAGCACCGTCGAGCTCGACCCCGATTCGGCCGTCGTGGAGTTCGTCCCCGACGCCCCGGGGACCTACGAGATCGAACTCGACGCCCCGGACCGGACGCACCGGCTCACCGTTCGTGCGTTCCCGGGCGAACTGGCGCCGACGGCCCGCGCCGGCGGCGCGAGCGGCGCCAGCGGGATCAGCGGGTTCCAGAGCGGATCGGCGCGCTCGCCCGGCGAGAGCGGCGGCGTCTCCGGGTCGGGATCGGGAACCCACTCCGAAGGCGGTGGCGGCGGCCGCCCCCGCGTCCAACTGCACGGCGCCGTCGAGGGGAGCGACCTCGTCGTCCGCGCCGATCCGCAGCCGCACCCCGACAGCGACACCGACCGCGACGACGTCGTGGTCGAGTTCCTCGTCGACGACCGCGACGACGTCGACGAGAGCGACGTCGCGGTCGACGGCTGGGAGCTTCGTATCCCCACCAGCGCAGTCGGCGACCGCGTCCGCGTCCACGCCGTCGCGGTCGCGGATTCCTACAGCGTCCCCGACACCATCGAGTTCGCCCGCGAGGCCGTCCCCGACGGCGGCGACGGCCGCGTGGTGACGATCGGCCCCGAGGGGTCAGGGACGGAGGCAGGGAGCGCCGACGCCGACCGGACCGCCGACCGGGACCGCACCCCCGACGGCGGCCGCGCGGGCAACGACTCCCGGGACGACCCCGAGACGGAGGCCTTCGAGATCGTCCGCCCGAACGACCCGCCGGCGTGGGCGACGGAGGTCACGCTCTATGAGATCTACGTCAGAGGGTTCGCTGGCCCGCCCGAGGAACAGGACGCCGACACCGTCTTCGACGCGATCGCGGAGCGGCTCGACTACCTCGAAGATCTGGGCGTCGACTGCCTCTGGCTCACGCCCGTCCTCCAGAACGACCACGCGCCCCACGGCTACAACATCACGGACTTCTTCTCGATCGCCGAGGACCTCGGCGACCGCGAGGACTACGAGCGGTTCGTCGAGGCCGCCCACGACCGCGGGATGAAGGTGCTCTTCGACCTCGTGATGAACCACTCCGCGCGGGACCACCCGTTCTTTCAGGACGCGTACAAGAACCCCGACTCGGAGTACTACGACTGGTACGACTGGCAGGACAGCGGCGAGCCCGAGACCTACTTCGAGTGGGAGTACATCGCGAACTGGAACTTCTCGAACTTGAAGGTCCGCCGGCACCTGCTCGACGCCGTCGACACGTGGTCCGAGATCGCCGACGGCTTCCGGTGCGATATGGCGTGGGCGGTCCCCGACTCCTTCTGGCGGGAACTCCGGGACCGCGTGAAGTCCCGGGACCGCGACTTCCTCCTCCTCGACGAGACCATTCCATACATCGCGGACTTCCACGACGGGATGTTCGATATGCACTTCGACACCACGCTGTACTTCACGCTGCGGCAGGTCGGCCGCGGCGACGAGCCGGCGGACGCGATCCTCGACGCGATCGACCAGCGCGCGGAGGTCGGCTTCCCGCCGCACGCGGCGTTTATGCTCTACATCGAGAACCACGACGAGACCCGGTACGTCGTCGAGTGCGGCGACGACGCCGCCCTGGCGGCCGCGGGCGCGCTCGTCACGCTGCCGGGCGTCCCGATGCTCTACGGCGGCCAGGAACTCGGCCAGCGCGGCCGCCGCGACGCCCTGGCCTGGGACCACGCCCGCGAGGAGTTCCGCGAGCACTACGATCGCCTCCTCGACATCCGCGAGGCGGTCGACCCACTCGGCTACGCGGGCGACCTCCGACGGATCGAATACGACGCCGACACCGACCGCGCGGTCGCGTTCGAGCGCTCGCTCGACGGGGACGCGTACGTCTGCGTCCTCAACTTCGGCGAGTCGACGGCGACGGTCACG